A single window of Nicotiana sylvestris chromosome 5, ASM39365v2, whole genome shotgun sequence DNA harbors:
- the LOC104216829 gene encoding rho GDP-dissociation inhibitor 1-like, with translation MFLAVGIAESSSSKRMGFDDKNVESKDGAAVNSEGNKGIIVGDSDPEIENENVGNNNDNRVSRQMSESSIYTTDQEEDDDETNNKIELGPQCTLKEQFEKDKDDESLRRWKEQLLGSVDINAVGESLDPEVKILSLEIKSPGRSDIVLPIPADGNPKSPWFVLKEGSKYSLKFTFQVSNNIVTGLKYTNTVWKTGIKVDSTKQMIGAFSPQLEPYTHEMPEDTTPSGIFARGCYSARTKFLDDDNKCYLEINYTFEIKKDWQEK, from the exons atgTTCTTGGCTGTTGGAATTGCTGAAAGCAGCAGCAGCAAAAGAATGGGTTTTGATGATAAAAATGTTGAAAGTAAAGATGGGGCAGCTGTAAATTCTGAGGGTAATAAAGGAATTATTGTGGGTGATTCTGACCCTGAGATTGAGAATGAAAATGTTgggaataataatgataataggGTTAGTAGGCAAATGAGTGAAAGTTCAATTTATACTACTGATCAAgaagaggatgatgatgaaacaaataacaagattgagTTGGGTCCTCAATGTACTCTCAAAGAACAATTTGAAAAAGATAAG GATGATGAGAGTTTGAGAAGGTGGAAGGAGCAGCTCCTTGGAAGTGTGGATATTAATGCTGTTGGAG AATCCTTGGATCCAGAGGTGAAGATCTTGAGCCTTGAAATTAAGTCCCCTGGTAGATCTGATATTGTTCTCCCTATCCCTGCGGACGGGAATCCCAAGAGCCCATGGTTTGTCCTGAAAGAAGGGAGTAAATACAGCCTAAAGTTTACATTCCAGGTCAGCAATAACATAGTGACCGGTCTTAAATACACGAACACAGTTTGGAAAACCGGTATCAAAG TGGACAGCACGAAACAAATGATCGGGGCGTTCAGTCCTCAATTGGAGCCTTATACACATGAAATGCCAGAAGACACCACcccttctggtattttcgcaagAGGATGTTACTCTGCTAGGACAAAg TTCCTTGATGACGATAATAAGTGCTATTTGGAGATCAACTATACATTTGAAATCAAGAAAGATTGGCAGGAAAAATGA
- the LOC104216830 gene encoding uncharacterized protein, with amino-acid sequence MAQVLSLRVPTPTPTLHHRTLSLTRPSLLTLHTIPSSSSEDSFSSLQHKLNCNGRFSCLFSGNRKQEEARRALESALGGKKSEYEKWDKEIKRREEAGGGDNSGGGGWWGRWFGGSGDGHFWQEAQQASLAILGIIVMYLIVTKGDVILAVVFNPLLFTLRGARNGFTYVSSQIMRKVYPASQDSFGTVSPEEVSSHVSAKDSVARKWGSD; translated from the exons ATGGCGCAGGTGCTGAGCCTACGCGTTCCAACCCCAACGCCCACGCTGCACCACCGCACTTTATCGTTGACGCGGCCGTCCCTGCTAACTTTACACACTATTCCCTCCTCCAGCTCCGAGGATAGTTTCAGTTCTCTACAGCACAAACTCAATTGCAATGGCAGATTTTCTTGCCTCTTCTCTGGTAACCGCAAACAG GAGGAGGCTAGAAGAGCTTTAGAAAGTGCTCTGGGAGGAAAGAAAAGtgagtatgagaaatgggataaagaaattaaacgGAGGGAGGAAGCAGGTGGAGGAGACAATTCGGGTGGAGGCGGCTGGTGGGGTAGATGGTTTGGTGGCTCCGGCGATGGCCATTTCTGGCAGGAAGCTCAACAAGCAAGCCTTGCTATTTTGGGCATCATCGTCATG TActtgatagttacaaaaggagaTGTGATACTTGCTGTTGTATTCAACCCTCTGCTGTTCACGCTGCGAGGAGCAAGGAACGGGTTTACTTATGTATCATCACAGATTATGAGAAAGGTATATCCAGCTAGCCAAGACAGCTTTGGTACTGTTTCTCCGGAGGAAGTTTCTTCCCATGTTTCTGCCAAAGACAGCGTAGCGAGAAAATGGGGAAGCGATTGA